The following coding sequences are from one Streptomyces angustmyceticus window:
- a CDS encoding PucR family transcriptional regulator, giving the protein MPHTLASLVNHTALKLTVLAGEGRLDVPVRWAHASELIDPVPYMEGGELLLITALKLDAEDPEATRRYVRRVAEAGVVGLGFAVGVNYEGVPQALVDAAGEQGLPLLGVPRRTPFIAISKAVSAAVAADQYRAVTAGFEAQRELTRAALSAEGPAELLARLAAHLDGWAALYDASGAVVAAAPDWAARRAARLGDDVGRLRERPAPASSVVSDTDGDDRVELQSLGTGRRARGVLAVGTGAPLGTAERYAVHSAVALLTLTTERSRALQDAEQRLGAAVLKMLLAGEPDHARAVAGRLYGGLLDAPFRMVVAEPVAGEEQASAGVGASGVLDGLADAMDSAAARTGEAVLAVPDGGRLIVLVADGGAAAGACAAYAAEADARAGARPRSGGRAGRGRADHDQSVAVGLSAPTGPMAAANAYRQAEQALSVARRRGRTLVEHEDVAAGSVLPLLADDAVRAFADGLLRALREHDARGRGDLVASLRAWLARHGQWDAAAADLGVHRHTLRYRMRRVEEILGRSLDDADVRMELWLALKATSGGQGE; this is encoded by the coding sequence ATGCCGCACACCCTCGCTTCCCTGGTCAACCACACCGCGCTCAAGCTGACCGTGCTCGCGGGCGAGGGGCGCCTCGATGTGCCGGTGCGCTGGGCGCACGCCAGTGAGCTGATCGACCCGGTGCCCTACATGGAGGGCGGGGAACTGCTGCTGATCACCGCGCTCAAGCTGGACGCGGAGGACCCGGAGGCGACCCGCAGGTACGTGCGGCGGGTCGCGGAGGCAGGGGTCGTCGGGCTGGGGTTCGCGGTCGGGGTCAATTACGAGGGCGTGCCGCAGGCCCTGGTCGACGCGGCCGGGGAACAGGGGCTGCCGCTGCTCGGGGTGCCCCGCAGGACCCCGTTCATCGCGATCAGCAAGGCGGTTTCGGCCGCCGTCGCCGCCGACCAGTACCGGGCGGTGACCGCCGGGTTCGAGGCGCAGCGGGAGCTGACCCGGGCGGCGCTGAGCGCCGAGGGCCCGGCCGAGCTGCTGGCCCGGCTCGCGGCGCATCTGGACGGCTGGGCCGCGCTCTACGACGCGTCGGGCGCGGTGGTGGCCGCCGCCCCCGACTGGGCCGCCCGCCGCGCGGCCCGGCTCGGCGACGACGTCGGGCGGCTGCGCGAGCGGCCCGCCCCCGCCAGCTCCGTCGTCAGCGACACCGACGGCGACGACCGGGTCGAACTGCAGTCGCTGGGCACCGGGCGCCGGGCCCGTGGCGTCCTCGCGGTCGGCACCGGCGCCCCGCTCGGCACGGCCGAGCGCTACGCCGTGCACTCCGCGGTCGCGCTGCTCACCCTCACCACCGAACGGTCCCGGGCGCTGCAGGACGCCGAGCAGCGGCTCGGTGCCGCGGTGCTCAAGATGCTGCTCGCGGGGGAGCCGGACCACGCCCGCGCGGTGGCGGGCCGGCTCTACGGCGGGCTGCTGGACGCGCCGTTCCGGATGGTGGTCGCGGAGCCGGTGGCCGGCGAGGAGCAGGCGTCCGCGGGCGTCGGGGCGTCGGGGGTGCTCGACGGGCTGGCCGACGCGATGGACTCCGCGGCCGCGCGGACCGGTGAGGCGGTGCTCGCGGTGCCGGACGGCGGCCGGCTGATCGTGCTGGTCGCGGACGGCGGGGCGGCCGCCGGGGCCTGCGCCGCGTACGCCGCCGAGGCCGACGCCCGCGCCGGTGCGCGGCCGCGTTCGGGCGGCCGGGCGGGCCGGGGCCGGGCGGACCACGATCAGAGCGTGGCCGTCGGGCTGTCGGCGCCGACCGGGCCGATGGCCGCCGCGAACGCCTACCGCCAGGCCGAACAGGCCCTGTCGGTGGCCCGCCGGCGCGGCCGGACCCTGGTCGAGCACGAGGACGTGGCGGCCGGGTCGGTGCTGCCGCTGCTCGCCGACGACGCGGTCCGCGCCTTCGCGGACGGGCTGCTGCGGGCGCTGCGCGAGCACGACGCCCGGGGCCGCGGCGATCTGGTCGCCTCGCTGCGGGCCTGGCTCGCCCGGCACGGCCAGTGGGACGCGGCCGCCGCCGACCTGGGCGTGCACCGCCACACCCTGCGCTACCGGATGCGGCGGGTGGAGGAGATCCTGGGCCGCTCGCTGGACGACGCGGATGTCCGGATGGAGCTGTGGCTGGCGCTCAAGGCGACGTCGGGGGGACAGGGGGAGTGA
- a CDS encoding ATP-binding protein — MDTEGTHDAQHTAPQPPDGAHRPEPAVPRPAAPPTPPAAAPHTPPPPAAPPTVPAMPAAPPGTAPGGPAAAEPPVLKWLRTPRPAAAPGIWTYGHRPRAAQEPDRVPGRQLISGAVISFLCGWLLWSLLINSYLGGYWLWPLLLLTPESWRTAGGNQMAYVWATYIYYGLVLALLAVVFGRMGRWPELVRRFLGFFGRFRDRAPAAPKPHPAADRAQWPDLRAHGAPDAADKLTDEARAGRMNDVDVARIERAWRSVRSGKNSLASFTDTVLRHGAAACAHPSGRRDLPRRTAHHDLLAHQVRIGTAADHHRNPYQHRGTGCALDPGVLGTSLLAVGPAGSGKTTRVVKPVVESMCLQALAGQAAVIVVGPAGSDLGPDDAFDVVVRVGRPDPDCDLDLYGGTTDPDEAAGILAEALVGDLAGQLPGGDSRRAATTLAQLLGPFRAAHDRFPTVPELRELLDGAPRAMSALRTALQDAGADTLLRELDARARQSERPGDVGVLLADRIALLDRPAFAAFFDPTGGTRQVSLRALDHPLRVRIELPERGHAEASRILARLVLAQFTECAVARGDRSLFACLVLDEAAHTITAEALRGLQRLRSANAGAVLTLRSLDDVPDALRGTLLGTVGCRMAFAGVTTWDGARFAEVWGKEWVETRDVTDRQIIAEGAAMKAFHIFRHLVTGKAATAKAVTVRTVERERWSASDLANSVPPGHAVLSVTSVAGEHAPPVLVDLRA; from the coding sequence ATGGACACCGAGGGCACGCACGACGCACAGCACACCGCTCCCCAGCCGCCGGACGGAGCGCACCGACCCGAACCCGCGGTGCCGCGTCCCGCGGCACCGCCCACCCCACCGGCCGCCGCGCCGCACACCCCGCCACCGCCCGCCGCCCCGCCGACCGTGCCGGCCATGCCCGCCGCTCCTCCGGGCACCGCGCCCGGCGGTCCCGCGGCCGCCGAACCGCCGGTGCTGAAGTGGCTGCGCACCCCGCGCCCGGCGGCCGCCCCCGGCATCTGGACCTACGGCCACCGGCCCCGCGCCGCACAGGAGCCCGACCGGGTCCCCGGACGGCAGCTGATCAGCGGCGCGGTGATCTCGTTCCTGTGCGGGTGGCTGCTGTGGTCGTTGCTGATCAACAGCTATCTCGGCGGTTACTGGCTCTGGCCGCTGCTGCTGCTCACGCCGGAATCCTGGCGGACGGCCGGCGGCAACCAAATGGCCTATGTCTGGGCCACCTACATCTACTACGGGCTGGTGCTGGCGCTCCTTGCCGTCGTGTTCGGCCGCATGGGCCGCTGGCCGGAGCTCGTCCGCCGCTTCCTGGGGTTTTTCGGCCGGTTCCGCGACCGCGCCCCCGCTGCCCCCAAACCCCACCCCGCCGCCGACCGCGCCCAGTGGCCCGACCTGCGGGCGCACGGTGCCCCGGACGCCGCCGACAAGCTGACCGACGAGGCGCGGGCCGGCCGGATGAACGATGTCGATGTGGCCAGGATCGAGCGCGCCTGGCGCTCGGTGCGGTCCGGCAAGAACTCCCTGGCCTCCTTCACCGACACCGTGCTGCGGCACGGCGCCGCGGCCTGTGCGCACCCCTCGGGGCGGCGTGATCTGCCCCGCCGGACCGCGCACCACGATCTGCTCGCCCACCAGGTCCGGATCGGCACCGCCGCCGACCACCACCGCAACCCGTATCAGCACCGCGGCACCGGATGCGCCCTGGACCCGGGGGTGCTGGGCACCTCGCTGCTGGCCGTGGGACCGGCCGGCAGCGGCAAGACCACCCGGGTCGTCAAGCCGGTGGTGGAATCGATGTGCCTGCAGGCGCTGGCCGGGCAGGCCGCCGTGATCGTCGTCGGCCCGGCCGGATCCGACCTCGGCCCCGACGACGCGTTCGATGTGGTGGTCAGGGTCGGCCGGCCGGATCCGGACTGCGACCTCGATCTTTACGGCGGCACCACGGACCCCGACGAGGCGGCCGGCATCCTGGCGGAGGCCCTGGTCGGCGATCTCGCCGGGCAGCTGCCGGGCGGCGACAGCCGTCGCGCCGCGACCACCCTGGCCCAGTTGCTCGGCCCCTTCCGGGCCGCCCACGACCGCTTCCCGACCGTGCCCGAACTGCGCGAACTGCTGGACGGTGCGCCCCGGGCGATGTCCGCGCTGCGTACCGCTCTGCAGGACGCCGGCGCCGACACGCTGCTGCGCGAACTGGATGCCCGCGCCCGTCAGTCGGAGCGCCCCGGCGACGTCGGGGTGCTCCTCGCCGACCGCATCGCCCTCCTGGACCGGCCCGCCTTCGCCGCCTTCTTCGATCCCACGGGCGGCACCCGCCAGGTGTCCCTGCGCGCCCTGGACCATCCGCTGCGGGTCCGTATCGAACTGCCCGAACGCGGCCATGCGGAGGCGTCGCGGATCCTCGCCCGGCTGGTGCTGGCGCAGTTCACCGAGTGCGCGGTGGCCCGCGGGGACCGCTCGCTGTTCGCCTGTCTGGTGCTCGACGAGGCCGCCCACACGATCACGGCGGAGGCGTTGCGCGGACTGCAGCGGCTGCGGTCGGCGAACGCCGGAGCGGTGCTGACGCTGCGCTCCCTGGACGACGTTCCCGACGCGCTGCGCGGCACGCTGCTCGGCACGGTCGGCTGCCGGATGGCGTTCGCCGGTGTGACGACGTGGGACGGTGCCCGGTTCGCCGAGGTGTGGGGCAAGGAGTGGGTGGAGACCCGCGATGTCACCGACCGTCAGATCATCGCGGAGGGCGCCGCGATGAAGGCGTTCCACATCTTCCGGCATCTGGTCACCGGCAAGGCGGCCACCGCCAAGGCCGTCACCGTGCGCACCGTGGAGCGGGAGCGCTGGTCCGCGTCCGATCTCGCGAATTCGGTGCCGCCGGGGCATGCCGTGCTCTCCGTGACCTCGGTGGCCGGGGAGCATGCGCCGCCGGTGCTGGTGGACCTGCGGGCCTGA
- the gabT gene encoding 4-aminobutyrate--2-oxoglutarate transaminase — MTELSGGPALPQERRVVTAIPGPKSQELWARKQATVAAGVGAVLPVFVKRAGGGVLEDVDGNSLIDFGSGIAVTSVGNSAEAVVRRATAQLQAFTHTCAMVAPYEPYIEVCEQLAELTPGDHAKKSALFNSGAEAVENAVKIARAYTKRQAVVVFDHGYHGRTNLTMALTAKNMPYKHGFGPFAPEVYRVPLAYPYRWLTGPENCAQEAADQAISQITKQIGAENVAAIIIEPVLGEGGFIEPAKGFLPALANFAKENGIVFVADEIQSGFCRTGQWFACEDEGIVPDLITTAKGIAGGLPLAAVTGRAEIMDAAHAGGLGGTYGGNPVACAAALGSIETMREQDLNAKARRIGEVMKARLNAIAEKYDIVGEVRGRGAMIAIELVKSGSKDPNPEATAALAKACHQEGLLVLTTGTYGNVLRFLPPLVIGEDLLGEGLDILEGAFAAL, encoded by the coding sequence ATGACCGAACTGTCCGGAGGCCCGGCCCTCCCCCAGGAGCGTCGCGTCGTCACCGCGATCCCCGGCCCGAAGTCGCAGGAGCTGTGGGCCCGTAAGCAGGCCACGGTGGCCGCCGGCGTCGGCGCCGTGCTGCCCGTCTTCGTCAAGCGCGCGGGCGGCGGCGTCCTGGAGGACGTGGACGGGAACTCGCTGATCGACTTCGGCTCCGGCATCGCGGTGACCTCGGTGGGCAACAGCGCGGAGGCCGTCGTCCGCCGGGCCACCGCGCAGCTCCAGGCGTTCACCCACACCTGTGCCATGGTGGCGCCGTACGAGCCGTACATCGAGGTCTGTGAGCAGCTGGCGGAGCTGACGCCGGGCGACCACGCGAAGAAGTCGGCGCTGTTCAACTCCGGCGCGGAGGCCGTCGAGAACGCCGTCAAGATCGCCCGCGCGTACACCAAGCGCCAGGCGGTCGTCGTCTTCGACCACGGCTACCACGGCCGGACGAACCTGACGATGGCGCTCACCGCCAAGAACATGCCGTACAAGCACGGCTTCGGCCCGTTCGCGCCCGAGGTCTACCGCGTCCCGCTGGCCTACCCCTACCGCTGGCTGACCGGCCCGGAGAACTGCGCCCAGGAGGCCGCGGACCAGGCCATCTCGCAGATCACCAAGCAGATCGGCGCGGAGAACGTCGCGGCGATCATCATCGAGCCGGTGCTCGGCGAGGGCGGCTTCATCGAGCCGGCCAAGGGCTTCCTGCCGGCCCTCGCGAACTTCGCGAAGGAGAACGGCATCGTCTTCGTCGCGGACGAGATCCAGTCCGGCTTCTGCCGTACGGGCCAGTGGTTCGCGTGCGAGGACGAGGGCATCGTCCCCGACCTGATCACGACGGCCAAGGGCATCGCCGGCGGTCTGCCGCTGGCCGCCGTCACCGGCCGCGCCGAGATCATGGACGCCGCGCACGCGGGCGGCCTGGGCGGCACCTACGGCGGCAACCCGGTGGCCTGCGCCGCGGCGCTGGGCTCCATCGAGACCATGCGCGAGCAGGACCTGAACGCCAAGGCCCGCCGGATCGGCGAGGTCATGAAGGCCCGCCTGAACGCCATCGCCGAGAAGTACGACATCGTCGGCGAGGTCCGCGGCCGCGGCGCGATGATCGCGATCGAGCTGGTCAAGTCCGGCTCCAAGGACCCGAACCCGGAGGCCACCGCCGCGCTGGCCAAGGCCTGCCACCAGGAGGGCCTGCTGGTCCTGACCACCGGTACGTACGGCAACGTGCTGCGCTTCCTGCCGCCGCTGGTCATCGGCGAGGACCTGCTGGGCGAGGGCCTGGACATCCTCGAAGGCGCCTTCGCCGCGCTCTGA
- a CDS encoding phosphatase PAP2 family protein, with product MLTWQVAGHGPLRALDERLGRALAAGSIPSGAAEFFADLGNTAVALPVLLVVMVWTGWLGWRGQRGSWGADQGGEDAALGPAPVRWWLPPLAAGLALAAVPALVVPLKLWIARPGPPRMAGDAAAFYPSGHGATAAVAYGVAGLLLIRGLRERHGSAGAGPHTPATASTDTATTKAAATPTTAALTIAVVLLNAGVGLGLVRRGYHWPLDVLGSWCLAGVLLAVWCAVCDRWAAGGGGRAARRRTTGEAEAGADGS from the coding sequence GTGCTCACCTGGCAGGTGGCCGGTCACGGTCCGCTGCGCGCCCTCGACGAACGGCTCGGCCGCGCCCTTGCCGCCGGAAGCATCCCCTCCGGGGCCGCCGAATTCTTCGCCGATCTCGGCAATACGGCGGTGGCGCTGCCGGTGCTGTTGGTGGTGATGGTGTGGACGGGCTGGCTGGGGTGGCGGGGGCAACGCGGGTCGTGGGGTGCGGACCAGGGCGGCGAGGACGCGGCCCTCGGGCCCGCTCCGGTGCGCTGGTGGCTGCCGCCGCTCGCCGCCGGCCTCGCCCTGGCCGCGGTGCCCGCGCTGGTCGTCCCGCTCAAGCTCTGGATCGCCCGCCCGGGACCGCCGCGGATGGCCGGTGACGCGGCCGCCTTCTACCCGTCGGGGCACGGCGCCACGGCGGCCGTGGCGTACGGCGTGGCCGGGCTGCTGCTGATCCGCGGGCTGCGGGAGAGGCACGGCAGCGCCGGCGCCGGACCACACACTCCAGCGACCGCGTCCACGGACACGGCGACGACCAAGGCCGCCGCCACCCCCACCACGGCCGCCCTCACCATCGCGGTCGTCCTGCTCAACGCGGGCGTCGGTCTCGGCCTGGTGCGCCGGGGCTATCACTGGCCGCTGGACGTGCTCGGCAGCTGGTGCCTGGCCGGGGTGCTGCTCGCCGTGTGGTGCGCGGTGTGCGACCGGTGGGCCGCCGGGGGCGGGGGCCGGGCGGCGCGCAGGAGAACGACCGGTGAGGCGGAGGCGGGGGCGGACGGGTCCTGA
- a CDS encoding NAD(P)/FAD-dependent oxidoreductase has protein sequence MARAAMTPSAAHALADAEPTPFWLADKDRPAARPALVGDETCDLLVVGGGYSGLWIALIAKERDPERDVVLIEGAEIGWAASGRNGGFCAASLTHGLGNGLARWPDELATLEALGIRNLDAIEEAVARYGIDCAFERTGEIDIATEPHQVAELKEFAEDAASLGLDRHTFLDQDALRAEVASPTFRAGLWDRDGVAMLNPARLAWGLKRACLGLGVRIYERTRGTALASDGLGMAVRTPYGRVFARHVALGTNAFPSLVKRVRPYIVPVYDHALMTEPLSDEQLAAIGWKNRQGLSDSNNHFHYFRITEDNRILWGGYDIVYRYGGGIRAEFDHHPATYEKLARHFFRCFPQLEGLRFTHTWGGAIDTCSRFSAFFGTAHAGRVAYAAGYTGLGVGATRFGAEVMLDLLTGERTERTELEMVRSKPLPFPPEPLRWAGIGITQWSMTRADTHGGRRNLWLKAMDKVGLGFDS, from the coding sequence ATGGCACGAGCTGCCATGACCCCGTCCGCCGCGCACGCGCTCGCGGACGCCGAACCCACCCCGTTCTGGCTGGCCGACAAGGACCGCCCGGCCGCCCGGCCCGCCCTCGTCGGCGACGAGACCTGCGACCTGCTCGTCGTCGGCGGCGGCTACTCGGGGCTGTGGATCGCGCTGATCGCCAAGGAACGCGACCCCGAGCGCGATGTCGTCCTCATCGAAGGCGCCGAGATCGGCTGGGCGGCCTCCGGACGCAACGGCGGCTTCTGCGCCGCCTCCCTCACCCACGGCCTCGGCAACGGCCTGGCCCGCTGGCCCGACGAGCTGGCCACCCTCGAAGCGCTCGGCATCCGCAACCTCGACGCCATCGAGGAGGCCGTCGCCCGCTACGGCATCGACTGCGCCTTCGAGCGCACCGGCGAGATCGACATCGCCACCGAGCCCCACCAGGTCGCCGAACTCAAGGAGTTCGCCGAGGACGCCGCGAGCCTCGGCCTCGACCGGCACACCTTCCTCGACCAGGACGCGCTGCGCGCCGAGGTCGCCTCACCGACCTTCCGCGCCGGCCTGTGGGACCGCGACGGCGTCGCCATGCTCAATCCGGCCCGCCTCGCCTGGGGCCTGAAGCGGGCCTGCCTCGGCCTCGGCGTCCGCATCTACGAGCGCACCCGCGGCACCGCCCTCGCCTCCGACGGCCTGGGCATGGCCGTCCGCACCCCCTACGGCCGGGTCTTCGCCCGCCATGTCGCGCTCGGCACCAACGCCTTCCCGTCGCTGGTCAAGCGGGTCCGCCCGTACATCGTCCCGGTCTACGACCACGCCCTGATGACGGAGCCGCTGTCCGACGAACAGCTCGCCGCCATCGGCTGGAAGAACCGCCAGGGCCTCTCGGACTCCAACAACCACTTCCACTACTTCCGCATCACCGAGGACAACCGCATCCTGTGGGGCGGCTACGACATCGTCTACCGCTACGGCGGCGGGATCCGCGCCGAGTTCGACCACCACCCCGCCACGTACGAGAAGCTCGCCCGGCACTTCTTCCGCTGCTTCCCGCAGTTGGAGGGCCTGCGCTTCACCCACACCTGGGGCGGCGCCATCGACACCTGCTCCCGCTTCTCGGCCTTCTTCGGCACCGCCCACGCGGGCCGGGTCGCCTACGCCGCCGGCTACACCGGCCTCGGCGTCGGCGCCACCCGCTTCGGCGCCGAAGTGATGCTCGACCTGCTCACCGGCGAGCGCACCGAGCGCACGGAGCTGGAGATGGTCCGCAGCAAGCCGCTGCCCTTCCCGCCCGAGCCGCTGCGCTGGGCCGGCATCGGCATCACCCAGTGGTCCATGACCCGGGCCGACACCCACGGCGGCCGCCGCAACCTGTGGCTGAAGGCCATGGACAAGGTGGGCCTGGGGTTCGACAGCTGA
- a CDS encoding ABC transporter permease → MAVHETTEATAARTPNRGLRWLRRNIVTLAGLCTLGYLVLPNLVVMVFSFNKPNGRFNYQWQRFSTDAWSDPCGVADLCGSLGLSLQLALWATLGATVLGTMIAFALARYRFRARAGVNTLIFLPMAMPEVVMAASLATLFLNMGIQFGFWTILIAHIMFCLSFVVTAVKARVMSMDPRLEQAAQDLYASPVQTFLRVTLPIAAPGIASGALLSFALSFDDFIITNFNAGSTVTFPMFVWGSAQRGTPVQINVIGTAMFLIAVACVVVGQLAGARRKRSKRS, encoded by the coding sequence ATGGCCGTCCACGAGACCACCGAAGCCACCGCGGCCCGCACCCCGAACCGTGGCCTGCGCTGGCTGCGCCGCAACATCGTCACCCTCGCCGGTCTGTGCACGCTGGGCTATCTGGTCCTGCCGAACCTCGTGGTGATGGTCTTCTCCTTCAACAAGCCCAACGGCCGCTTCAACTACCAGTGGCAGCGCTTCTCCACGGACGCCTGGAGCGATCCGTGCGGCGTCGCCGACCTGTGCGGTTCGCTCGGCCTGAGCCTGCAGCTCGCGCTCTGGGCCACCCTGGGCGCGACCGTCCTCGGCACCATGATCGCGTTCGCGCTGGCCCGCTACCGCTTCCGCGCCCGGGCCGGCGTCAACACCCTGATCTTCCTGCCGATGGCGATGCCCGAGGTCGTCATGGCCGCGTCGCTGGCCACCCTCTTCCTCAACATGGGCATCCAGTTCGGCTTCTGGACGATCCTCATCGCCCACATCATGTTCTGCCTGAGCTTCGTGGTCACCGCCGTCAAGGCCCGGGTGATGAGCATGGACCCACGCCTCGAACAGGCCGCCCAGGACCTCTACGCCTCACCCGTCCAGACCTTCCTGCGGGTGACGCTGCCGATCGCCGCCCCCGGCATCGCCTCGGGCGCCCTGCTGTCCTTCGCCCTGTCCTTCGACGACTTCATCATCACCAACTTCAACGCCGGCTCCACCGTCACCTTCCCCATGTTCGTCTGGGGATCGGCACAGCGGGGCACGCCCGTCCAGATCAATGTCATCGGCACGGCGATGTTCCTGATCGCCGTGGCATGCGTAGTCGTCGGCCAGCTGGCCGGTGCCCGCCGCAAGAGGAGCAAGAGGAGCTGA